One Curtobacterium sp. MCLR17_032 genomic window carries:
- a CDS encoding NAD(P)H-binding protein, with product MSTIVVFGGTGYAGSAIVREALSRGHEVVAVARDTSKLDAAEHLTLAQGDAFDAGFVSDVTKGADVVIVSLHAVQSDGSELKDKFQHFVDAAEAAGARLGIVGGAGSMLVAEGGPALYDTPDFPDAFKGEAKSHGQILEALRAGDTSVDWFYVSPAAAFGGYNPGERRGTYRSSDDVLLADAEGNSDISGADYAIAVVDEIEQPKHHQARFGVAY from the coding sequence ATGTCCACCATCGTCGTCTTCGGAGGCACCGGCTACGCCGGCTCCGCCATCGTCCGTGAAGCCCTCTCCCGCGGCCACGAGGTCGTCGCCGTCGCGCGCGACACCTCCAAGCTCGACGCCGCCGAGCACCTCACGCTCGCCCAGGGCGACGCGTTCGACGCCGGCTTCGTGTCCGACGTGACCAAGGGCGCCGACGTCGTCATCGTGTCCCTGCACGCGGTCCAGTCCGACGGCAGCGAGCTCAAGGACAAGTTCCAGCACTTCGTCGACGCCGCCGAGGCTGCGGGTGCGCGTCTCGGCATCGTCGGTGGCGCCGGCTCGATGCTCGTCGCCGAGGGCGGCCCGGCCCTGTACGACACCCCCGACTTCCCGGACGCCTTCAAGGGCGAGGCGAAGAGCCACGGCCAGATCCTCGAGGCCCTGCGCGCCGGCGACACCTCGGTCGACTGGTTCTACGTCAGCCCCGCCGCGGCCTTCGGTGGCTACAACCCGGGCGAGCGTCGCGGCACCTACCGCTCGTCGGACGACGTCCTGCTCGCCGATGCCGAGGGCAACTCGGACATCTCGGGTGCCGACTACGCGATCGCCGTCGTCGACGAGATCGAGCAGCCGAAGCACCACCAGGCGCGTTTCGGCGTGGCCTACTGA
- a CDS encoding MFS transporter has product MRSSPTTIHPPTEPLPISTVRPPWRRSFIALSVPNFRLFTATNLVAMTAGWMQRIAQDWLVLQLTGSVAQVGITVACQFAPMLLFGLLGGVFVDRYSKRALMMITQGAFAVLSLLLAVLTLAGVVQAWHIWVIAFLVGMVTVIDNPARQVFVTEIVGHQHLRNAISVNSSVFQLGGMIGPALSGILLVAVGAGWSFGINAIACVAVVVTLGFLRVSELHRTPPAPRSKGQLMEGLRYAAAKPTIIVPVILVAFFSVFALTMPVLLSAFASKVYGVGAGGYGLFNSAVAVGALTGAVLSTRRAVVRLRTIVGGVFWTGVLLVVAGTTPTIAPFTVLLVVVGLSQLLFQTASNSLVQLSSNVAIRGRVMSLYVLVLLGGQAIGGPLMGQVVDHFGAHVGMMVAGGVPAAAAAVTALVLARRGGLHLEVRMRHHLPLPAIVGNR; this is encoded by the coding sequence GTGCGATCGTCACCGACGACCATCCACCCGCCCACCGAGCCGCTCCCGATCAGCACCGTCCGCCCGCCGTGGCGCCGGTCCTTCATCGCCCTGTCCGTGCCGAACTTCCGGCTGTTCACCGCCACCAACCTCGTCGCGATGACCGCCGGGTGGATGCAGCGCATCGCCCAGGACTGGCTCGTGCTGCAGCTCACCGGGTCGGTCGCACAGGTCGGCATCACGGTCGCGTGCCAGTTCGCACCGATGCTGCTGTTCGGGCTGCTCGGCGGGGTGTTCGTCGACCGCTACTCGAAGCGGGCGCTGATGATGATCACGCAGGGTGCCTTCGCGGTGCTCTCGCTGCTGCTCGCGGTGCTGACCCTGGCCGGGGTGGTGCAAGCGTGGCACATCTGGGTGATCGCGTTCCTGGTCGGCATGGTCACCGTCATCGACAACCCGGCGCGGCAGGTGTTCGTCACCGAGATCGTCGGACACCAGCACCTGCGGAACGCGATCAGCGTCAACTCGTCGGTGTTCCAGCTCGGCGGCATGATCGGCCCCGCACTGTCCGGCATCCTGCTCGTCGCCGTCGGCGCCGGGTGGTCGTTCGGCATCAACGCGATCGCCTGTGTCGCCGTGGTCGTGACGCTCGGGTTCCTCCGCGTCTCCGAACTGCACCGCACGCCGCCGGCCCCGCGGTCGAAGGGGCAGCTCATGGAGGGCCTCCGCTACGCCGCCGCGAAGCCGACGATCATCGTGCCGGTGATCCTGGTGGCGTTCTTCTCGGTGTTCGCTCTGACGATGCCGGTGCTGCTCTCCGCGTTCGCCTCGAAGGTCTACGGCGTCGGCGCAGGCGGGTACGGCCTGTTCAACTCCGCGGTCGCCGTCGGCGCACTGACCGGCGCGGTCCTCTCCACCCGGCGCGCAGTGGTGCGGCTGCGCACGATCGTCGGCGGGGTGTTCTGGACCGGGGTCCTGCTCGTGGTCGCCGGGACGACCCCGACGATCGCGCCGTTCACGGTCCTGCTGGTCGTGGTCGGGTTGTCCCAGCTGCTCTTCCAGACGGCGTCGAACTCACTGGTGCAGCTGTCCTCGAACGTCGCCATCCGCGGCCGGGTGATGTCGCTCTACGTCCTCGTGCTCCTGGGCGGACAGGCGATCGGCGGTCCGCTGATGGGCCAGGTCGTCGACCACTTCGGGGCGCACGTCGGGATGATGGTCGCCGGCGGCGTCCCGGCCGCGGCCGCGGCGGTCACCGCGCTCGTCCTGGCGCGGCGGGGTGGCCTGCACCTCGAGGTGCGCATGCGCCACCACCTGCCCCTGCCGGCCATCGTCGGCAACCGCTGA
- a CDS encoding LysR substrate-binding domain-containing protein: MLDPVLLQTFLAVAETGSFTQAGVQLGISQPTVSQHVRRLESTVSRTLVARDTRGVRLTDNGDAMAGFARTILAAHATADAYFSGVAARGRLRFGAADDLAITQLPRILRDFRKLHPQVDLELTVNQSAPLLRRVHAGQLDLVFIKRTAGESAEGTRVASDQMVWMAQDGIALEIDDPVPLIAYQAPSISRQMAIDALEAAGRTWRITCNTRDVNGVLAAVRAGIGVAVFPHSLIPADLVKVSQRLSLPDLPAVDYVLIANPTVQREPIEALTNAILSRGVVRAV; this comes from the coding sequence GTGCTCGATCCCGTCCTGCTCCAGACCTTCCTGGCCGTCGCCGAGACCGGCAGCTTCACGCAGGCCGGTGTGCAGCTCGGCATCAGCCAGCCGACGGTCTCCCAGCACGTCCGCCGGCTCGAGTCGACGGTCTCGCGGACCCTCGTCGCACGCGACACCCGCGGGGTCCGCCTGACCGACAACGGCGACGCGATGGCCGGGTTCGCGCGGACGATCCTCGCCGCCCACGCCACCGCCGACGCGTACTTCTCGGGCGTCGCCGCTCGAGGGCGCCTCCGGTTCGGCGCCGCAGATGACCTGGCGATCACGCAGTTGCCCCGCATCCTCCGTGACTTCCGGAAGCTGCACCCGCAGGTCGACCTCGAGCTGACGGTGAACCAGTCCGCACCGCTGCTCCGCCGAGTGCACGCCGGGCAGCTCGACCTCGTGTTCATCAAGCGCACCGCGGGGGAGTCCGCCGAAGGGACCCGGGTCGCCTCGGACCAGATGGTCTGGATGGCGCAGGACGGCATCGCCCTCGAGATCGACGACCCGGTGCCGCTGATCGCCTACCAGGCGCCGAGCATCAGCCGGCAGATGGCGATCGACGCGCTGGAGGCCGCCGGTCGCACCTGGCGGATCACCTGCAACACCCGTGACGTCAACGGCGTCCTCGCGGCCGTCCGGGCCGGCATCGGGGTCGCGGTGTTCCCGCACTCGCTGATCCCGGCGGACCTGGTGAAGGTGTCGCAGCGGCTGTCGCTGCCGGACCTGCCGGCGGTCGACTACGTCCTCATCGCCAACCCGACCGTGCAGCGCGAGCCGATCGAGGCCCTGACGAACGCGATCCTGTCGCGCGGGGTCGTCCGCGCCGTCTGA